A single window of Betta splendens chromosome 11, fBetSpl5.4, whole genome shotgun sequence DNA harbors:
- the eomesa gene encoding eomesodermin homolog a isoform X2 gives MSEEKAEHPPPFVLREGGARARKKSGRQWLCRLLGRDSFCGPLKLPFILKTMQLENILPSASINLPKTFYNLSSSDSANNSPRSSTQLEYQEVERTESEASGVSKKYLSAVGNGMLGEGEGDTFTKTGPDGRKGSPVLGEEELTSGRRYNIDELGSDRYFLSSSQSNTDMGSPCSLFPYAGQTGSVYTGSSASRYPASLHYGSVLPPTGFSSSSVCTGRSQFSSGGYQFSQGPGCLYPSYPGTGAGIGSMSLPGSAAGARAQVYLCNRPLWLKFHRHQTEMIITKQGRRMFPFLSFNITGLNLTAHYNVFVEIVLADPNHWRFQGGKWVTCGKADNNMQGNKMYVHPESPNTGAHWMRQEISFGKLKLTNNKGANNNNTQMIVLQSLHKYQPRLHIVEVTEDGVEDMSNEARTQTFTFPENQFIAVTAYQNTDITQLKIDHNPFAKGFRDNYDSMYTAPESDRLTPSPTDSPRSTQIVPGARYAMQPFFQDQFVNNLPQNRFYTGERAVPQTNSLLSPPSEDASAAASAQRWFVPPVQQPGTNKLDLSYENDYSTSSLLSYGIKPLSLQTSHPLSYYPDSAFASMAAGWGTRSSYQRKMTTGLPWSPRPSPPAFPEDQLGATKDKLPEESVPPASTWIETSHSLKSVDSTDSGVYSMVCKKRRMSPGGSSTENSPTIKCEDLTTEEYNKDNPKGAKA, from the exons ATGA GTGAGGAGAAGGCTGAACATCCTCCGCCGTTCGTtctgagggagggaggcgcgcgcgcacgcaaGAAATCAGGGCGCCAGTGGTTGTGTCGCCTCCTCGGCCGAGACTCCTTCTGTGGACCCTTAAAACTACCATTTATTCTCAAAACAATGCAGCTAGAGAACATCCTTCCCAGCGCCAGCATCAATTTACCCAAGACCTTTTACAACCTCTCCTCGTCGGACAGCGCCAACAACAGCCCGAGGTCATCGACGCAGCTCGAATACCAAGAAGTGGAGCGGACGGAATCCGAGGCGAGCGGCGTTTCTAAGAAGTACCTGAGCGCGGTGGGAAACGGGATGCTGGGCGAGGGGGAAGGGGACACGTTCACGAAGACCGGGCCCGACGGGAGGAAAGGCTCCCCGGTGCTCGGCGAGGAAGAGTTAACGAGCGGTCGGCGGTACAACATAGACGAACTTGGCTCTGACAGATACTTCCTCTCGTCGTCCCAGTCGAACACTGACATGGGGAGCCCCTGCTCCCTTTTCCCCTACGCAGGACAGACTGGGTCAGTGTACACTGGGTCCAGCGCCTCCAGGTACCCCGCATCCCTTCATTACGGATCTGTCCTGCCTCCCAcaggcttctcctcctcgtccgtGTGCACTGGCCGGAGCCAGTTTAGCAGCGGAGGGTACCAGTTCAGCCAGGGTCCGGGGTGCTTGTACCCCTCCTACCCCGGGACGGGGGCTGGTATCGGCTCCATGTCCCTGCCGGGGTCCGCCGCCGGCGCCAGAGCGCAGGTCTATCTGTGCAACCGGCCGCTCTGGCTAAAATTCCACCGGCACCAGACCGAGATGATAATCACCAAACAGGGCAG ACGGATGTTTCCTTTCCTCAGTTTCAACATCACTGGACTCAACCTCACGGCCCATTACAATGTGTTTGTAGAAATAGTTTTGGCTGACCCGAACCACTGGCGTTTTCAAGGGGGGAAGTGGGTCACTTGTGGAAAAGCGGACAATAATATGCAAG gGAACAAAATGTATGTTCATCCTGAATCTCCGAACACGGGTGCTCACTGGATGAGGCAAGAAATCTCATTCGGCAAGTTGAAGCTGACCAACAATAAAGGGGccaacaacaataacacacaG ATGATAGTGTTGCAGTCGCTACATAAATACCAACCACGGCTGCACATTGTGGAGGTGACGGAAGACGGCGTGGAGGACATGAGCAACGAGGCCCGGACCCAGACCTTTACCTTCCCAGAGAACCAGTTTATAGCCGTGACCGCCTACCAGAACACAGAT atcACACAGCTGAAGATAGATCACAACCCATTTGCTAAAGGTTTCCGGGACAACTATGACTC GATGTACACGGCCCCAGAGAGCGACCGGCTGACTCCATCGCCCACAGACTCGCCTCGCTCCACTCAGATCGTGCCCGGGGCCCGCTATGCCATGCAGCCTTTCTTTCAGGACCAGTTCGTCAACAACCTGCCTCAGAACCGGTTCTACACGGGCGAACGGGCCGTGCCGCAGACCAACAGCCTTCTCTCCCCGCCGAGCGAGGacgccagcgccgccgcctccgcccaGCGCTGGTTCGTGCCCCCGGTCCAGCAGCCGGGCACCAACAAGCTGGATCTGTCCTACGAGAATGACTATTCCACCAGTAGCCTGCTGTCCTACGGCATCAAACCCCTGTCCCTGCAGACGTCCCACCCGCTCAGCTACTACCCAGACTCAGCCTTTGCCTCCATGGCGGCTGGCTGGGGCACCCGCAGCTCGTATCAGCGCAAGATGACCACGGGCCTGCCCTGGTCCCCTCGCCCCAGCCCCCCAGCCTTTCCGGAGGACCAGCTGGGGGCCACTAAGGACAAGCTGCCTGAGGAAAGCGTGCCGCCAGCTTCTACTTGGATCGAGACTTCCCACTCGCTAAAATCGGTGGACTCTACCGATTCTGGCGTGTACTCCATGGTCTGCAAAAAGCGCAGAATGTCTCCTGGGGGCTCGAGTACAGAGAACTCCCCCACCATCAAGTGTGAGGACTTGACCACGGAGGAATACAACAAGGACAACCCAAAAG GTGCCAAAGCTTAG
- the eomesa gene encoding eomesodermin homolog a isoform X1: protein MSEEKAEHPPPFVLREGGARARKKSGRQWLCRLLGRDSFCGPLKLPFILKTMQLENILPSASINLPKTFYNLSSSDSANNSPRSSTQLEYQEVERTESEASGVSKKYLSAVGNGMLGEGEGDTFTKTGPDGRKGSPVLGEEELTSGRRYNIDELGSDRYFLSSSQSNTDMGSPCSLFPYAGQTGSVYTGSSASRYPASLHYGSVLPPTGFSSSSVCTGRSQFSSGGYQFSQGPGCLYPSYPGTGAGIGSMSLPGSAAGARAQVYLCNRPLWLKFHRHQTEMIITKQGRRMFPFLSFNITGLNLTAHYNVFVEIVLADPNHWRFQGGKWVTCGKADNNMQGNKMYVHPESPNTGAHWMRQEISFGKLKLTNNKGANNNNTQMIVLQSLHKYQPRLHIVEVTEDGVEDMSNEARTQTFTFPENQFIAVTAYQNTDITQLKIDHNPFAKGFRDNYDSMYTAPESDRLTPSPTDSPRSTQIVPGARYAMQPFFQDQFVNNLPQNRFYTGERAVPQTNSLLSPPSEDASAAASAQRWFVPPVQQPGTNKLDLSYENDYSTSSLLSYGIKPLSLQTSHPLSYYPDSAFASMAAGWGTRSSYQRKMTTGLPWSPRPSPPAFPEDQLGATKDKLPEESVPPASTWIETSHSLKSVDSTDSGVYSMVCKKRRMSPGGSSTENSPTIKCEDLTTEEYNKDNPKGMGYYAFYTSP from the exons ATGA GTGAGGAGAAGGCTGAACATCCTCCGCCGTTCGTtctgagggagggaggcgcgcgcgcacgcaaGAAATCAGGGCGCCAGTGGTTGTGTCGCCTCCTCGGCCGAGACTCCTTCTGTGGACCCTTAAAACTACCATTTATTCTCAAAACAATGCAGCTAGAGAACATCCTTCCCAGCGCCAGCATCAATTTACCCAAGACCTTTTACAACCTCTCCTCGTCGGACAGCGCCAACAACAGCCCGAGGTCATCGACGCAGCTCGAATACCAAGAAGTGGAGCGGACGGAATCCGAGGCGAGCGGCGTTTCTAAGAAGTACCTGAGCGCGGTGGGAAACGGGATGCTGGGCGAGGGGGAAGGGGACACGTTCACGAAGACCGGGCCCGACGGGAGGAAAGGCTCCCCGGTGCTCGGCGAGGAAGAGTTAACGAGCGGTCGGCGGTACAACATAGACGAACTTGGCTCTGACAGATACTTCCTCTCGTCGTCCCAGTCGAACACTGACATGGGGAGCCCCTGCTCCCTTTTCCCCTACGCAGGACAGACTGGGTCAGTGTACACTGGGTCCAGCGCCTCCAGGTACCCCGCATCCCTTCATTACGGATCTGTCCTGCCTCCCAcaggcttctcctcctcgtccgtGTGCACTGGCCGGAGCCAGTTTAGCAGCGGAGGGTACCAGTTCAGCCAGGGTCCGGGGTGCTTGTACCCCTCCTACCCCGGGACGGGGGCTGGTATCGGCTCCATGTCCCTGCCGGGGTCCGCCGCCGGCGCCAGAGCGCAGGTCTATCTGTGCAACCGGCCGCTCTGGCTAAAATTCCACCGGCACCAGACCGAGATGATAATCACCAAACAGGGCAG ACGGATGTTTCCTTTCCTCAGTTTCAACATCACTGGACTCAACCTCACGGCCCATTACAATGTGTTTGTAGAAATAGTTTTGGCTGACCCGAACCACTGGCGTTTTCAAGGGGGGAAGTGGGTCACTTGTGGAAAAGCGGACAATAATATGCAAG gGAACAAAATGTATGTTCATCCTGAATCTCCGAACACGGGTGCTCACTGGATGAGGCAAGAAATCTCATTCGGCAAGTTGAAGCTGACCAACAATAAAGGGGccaacaacaataacacacaG ATGATAGTGTTGCAGTCGCTACATAAATACCAACCACGGCTGCACATTGTGGAGGTGACGGAAGACGGCGTGGAGGACATGAGCAACGAGGCCCGGACCCAGACCTTTACCTTCCCAGAGAACCAGTTTATAGCCGTGACCGCCTACCAGAACACAGAT atcACACAGCTGAAGATAGATCACAACCCATTTGCTAAAGGTTTCCGGGACAACTATGACTC GATGTACACGGCCCCAGAGAGCGACCGGCTGACTCCATCGCCCACAGACTCGCCTCGCTCCACTCAGATCGTGCCCGGGGCCCGCTATGCCATGCAGCCTTTCTTTCAGGACCAGTTCGTCAACAACCTGCCTCAGAACCGGTTCTACACGGGCGAACGGGCCGTGCCGCAGACCAACAGCCTTCTCTCCCCGCCGAGCGAGGacgccagcgccgccgcctccgcccaGCGCTGGTTCGTGCCCCCGGTCCAGCAGCCGGGCACCAACAAGCTGGATCTGTCCTACGAGAATGACTATTCCACCAGTAGCCTGCTGTCCTACGGCATCAAACCCCTGTCCCTGCAGACGTCCCACCCGCTCAGCTACTACCCAGACTCAGCCTTTGCCTCCATGGCGGCTGGCTGGGGCACCCGCAGCTCGTATCAGCGCAAGATGACCACGGGCCTGCCCTGGTCCCCTCGCCCCAGCCCCCCAGCCTTTCCGGAGGACCAGCTGGGGGCCACTAAGGACAAGCTGCCTGAGGAAAGCGTGCCGCCAGCTTCTACTTGGATCGAGACTTCCCACTCGCTAAAATCGGTGGACTCTACCGATTCTGGCGTGTACTCCATGGTCTGCAAAAAGCGCAGAATGTCTCCTGGGGGCTCGAGTACAGAGAACTCCCCCACCATCAAGTGTGAGGACTTGACCACGGAGGAATACAACAAGGACAACCCAAAAGGCATGGGTTATTATGCATTCTACACAAGCCCCTAA
- the eomesa gene encoding eomesodermin homolog a isoform X3 — protein MQLENILPSASINLPKTFYNLSSSDSANNSPRSSTQLEYQEVERTESEASGVSKKYLSAVGNGMLGEGEGDTFTKTGPDGRKGSPVLGEEELTSGRRYNIDELGSDRYFLSSSQSNTDMGSPCSLFPYAGQTGSVYTGSSASRYPASLHYGSVLPPTGFSSSSVCTGRSQFSSGGYQFSQGPGCLYPSYPGTGAGIGSMSLPGSAAGARAQVYLCNRPLWLKFHRHQTEMIITKQGRRMFPFLSFNITGLNLTAHYNVFVEIVLADPNHWRFQGGKWVTCGKADNNMQGNKMYVHPESPNTGAHWMRQEISFGKLKLTNNKGANNNNTQMIVLQSLHKYQPRLHIVEVTEDGVEDMSNEARTQTFTFPENQFIAVTAYQNTDITQLKIDHNPFAKGFRDNYDSMYTAPESDRLTPSPTDSPRSTQIVPGARYAMQPFFQDQFVNNLPQNRFYTGERAVPQTNSLLSPPSEDASAAASAQRWFVPPVQQPGTNKLDLSYENDYSTSSLLSYGIKPLSLQTSHPLSYYPDSAFASMAAGWGTRSSYQRKMTTGLPWSPRPSPPAFPEDQLGATKDKLPEESVPPASTWIETSHSLKSVDSTDSGVYSMVCKKRRMSPGGSSTENSPTIKCEDLTTEEYNKDNPKGMGYYAFYTSP, from the exons ATGCAGCTAGAGAACATCCTTCCCAGCGCCAGCATCAATTTACCCAAGACCTTTTACAACCTCTCCTCGTCGGACAGCGCCAACAACAGCCCGAGGTCATCGACGCAGCTCGAATACCAAGAAGTGGAGCGGACGGAATCCGAGGCGAGCGGCGTTTCTAAGAAGTACCTGAGCGCGGTGGGAAACGGGATGCTGGGCGAGGGGGAAGGGGACACGTTCACGAAGACCGGGCCCGACGGGAGGAAAGGCTCCCCGGTGCTCGGCGAGGAAGAGTTAACGAGCGGTCGGCGGTACAACATAGACGAACTTGGCTCTGACAGATACTTCCTCTCGTCGTCCCAGTCGAACACTGACATGGGGAGCCCCTGCTCCCTTTTCCCCTACGCAGGACAGACTGGGTCAGTGTACACTGGGTCCAGCGCCTCCAGGTACCCCGCATCCCTTCATTACGGATCTGTCCTGCCTCCCAcaggcttctcctcctcgtccgtGTGCACTGGCCGGAGCCAGTTTAGCAGCGGAGGGTACCAGTTCAGCCAGGGTCCGGGGTGCTTGTACCCCTCCTACCCCGGGACGGGGGCTGGTATCGGCTCCATGTCCCTGCCGGGGTCCGCCGCCGGCGCCAGAGCGCAGGTCTATCTGTGCAACCGGCCGCTCTGGCTAAAATTCCACCGGCACCAGACCGAGATGATAATCACCAAACAGGGCAG ACGGATGTTTCCTTTCCTCAGTTTCAACATCACTGGACTCAACCTCACGGCCCATTACAATGTGTTTGTAGAAATAGTTTTGGCTGACCCGAACCACTGGCGTTTTCAAGGGGGGAAGTGGGTCACTTGTGGAAAAGCGGACAATAATATGCAAG gGAACAAAATGTATGTTCATCCTGAATCTCCGAACACGGGTGCTCACTGGATGAGGCAAGAAATCTCATTCGGCAAGTTGAAGCTGACCAACAATAAAGGGGccaacaacaataacacacaG ATGATAGTGTTGCAGTCGCTACATAAATACCAACCACGGCTGCACATTGTGGAGGTGACGGAAGACGGCGTGGAGGACATGAGCAACGAGGCCCGGACCCAGACCTTTACCTTCCCAGAGAACCAGTTTATAGCCGTGACCGCCTACCAGAACACAGAT atcACACAGCTGAAGATAGATCACAACCCATTTGCTAAAGGTTTCCGGGACAACTATGACTC GATGTACACGGCCCCAGAGAGCGACCGGCTGACTCCATCGCCCACAGACTCGCCTCGCTCCACTCAGATCGTGCCCGGGGCCCGCTATGCCATGCAGCCTTTCTTTCAGGACCAGTTCGTCAACAACCTGCCTCAGAACCGGTTCTACACGGGCGAACGGGCCGTGCCGCAGACCAACAGCCTTCTCTCCCCGCCGAGCGAGGacgccagcgccgccgcctccgcccaGCGCTGGTTCGTGCCCCCGGTCCAGCAGCCGGGCACCAACAAGCTGGATCTGTCCTACGAGAATGACTATTCCACCAGTAGCCTGCTGTCCTACGGCATCAAACCCCTGTCCCTGCAGACGTCCCACCCGCTCAGCTACTACCCAGACTCAGCCTTTGCCTCCATGGCGGCTGGCTGGGGCACCCGCAGCTCGTATCAGCGCAAGATGACCACGGGCCTGCCCTGGTCCCCTCGCCCCAGCCCCCCAGCCTTTCCGGAGGACCAGCTGGGGGCCACTAAGGACAAGCTGCCTGAGGAAAGCGTGCCGCCAGCTTCTACTTGGATCGAGACTTCCCACTCGCTAAAATCGGTGGACTCTACCGATTCTGGCGTGTACTCCATGGTCTGCAAAAAGCGCAGAATGTCTCCTGGGGGCTCGAGTACAGAGAACTCCCCCACCATCAAGTGTGAGGACTTGACCACGGAGGAATACAACAAGGACAACCCAAAAGGCATGGGTTATTATGCATTCTACACAAGCCCCTAA